The proteins below come from a single Zea mays cultivar B73 chromosome 8, Zm-B73-REFERENCE-NAM-5.0, whole genome shotgun sequence genomic window:
- the LOC100280182 gene encoding uncharacterized protein isoform X3 — translation MRGGGGRQPSYAASDGADADAAAVPAASRKMVQSLKGILADRSEGEIYATLCDCGMDPDIAVERLISQDTFHEVRRKRDKKKETKVNQETRPRPFQKSIYGGYKAGSDRSGRGGFKGPAKKEPELHASINSSALDVNTSATSETFSATGNVAQADAKNTFQPPSQVKHGWGGVPGRPSMAEIVKMGRPQAKVGSRSVASSIVMPAIGDSAIPNTPNLAPNEYNQTVFASEVGHGAADKLPNVADEVHSVSKDASSLDMLPSAEGTDVEAPSMSANMQGSSTPDANEDDVEKDTNLEEGNTESLTTPGQVSASGKGIHSEYTELVSHLDEGSMEKTDDFQLDALSFEHNLNLNGDVSTTTTQFDHLTLLDGPKLSDENPAVIIPGHLQVSNADCAHLTFGSFVYGTLDASLTTKPLESHGDIVTIPDDDYDQSEGRIHDDESKVTLAPAANEYVTSTSNSNVENLDITSVQQSEVTRSNFLDVTSNTEYNLSSPPDYATSSAALQDSTSQSYLQENRQFQSISPLPSFMQIQNGLMSPAIPPLREFDPAFSLLLTNPPIMHGTTSSSMSSATVSTQPQENANPVGLPNPQLTQSQPSTSIAPGPPLPQHLLHPYAQTTLPLGYASMIGYPSLPPSYAYLPPAAFQQPYMNSGMFLHQAAAAVPNSSVKYPLPQYKSNIALASLPQPGSLLSSYVGGFGTANNMPGNFPLNQSTTSATATLGFDGTVPSHLEDGNQFVCLQQNENPAMWMHGAGSRGMPPLAASTMYGYQGQSHQTGLRQGQLPSQYGSALGQSQPGLGPEHRNPSDSNLSGAAQANQMWPNSY, via the exons ATGAGGGGCGGCGGCGGGAGGCAGCCTTCCTATGCGGCGTCGGACGGGGCGGATGCGGATGCGGCGGCGGTCCCGGCTGCTTCCAGGAAGATGGTGCAGAGCCTCAAGGGGATCCTGGCCGACCGCTCGGAGGGCGAGATCTACGCCACCCTCTGCGACTGCGGCATGGACCCCGACATAGCCGTAGAGAGGCTCATCTCCCAGG ATACTTTTCATGAGGTGAGAAGAAAGCGGGATAAGAAAAAGGAG ACTAAAGTTAATCAGGAAACAAGGCCTCGTCCATTCCAGAAATCTATATATGGAGGATATAAGGCTGGTTCAGATCGAAGTGGGAGAG GCGGTTTCAAAGGCCCTGCCAAAAAAGAACCAGAGTTACATGCTTCAATAAACTCGTCAGCCTTAGatgtcaacacaagtgccactTCAGAAACATTTTCTGCTACTGG CAATGTTGCCCAGGCTGATGCTAAGAACACTTTCCAGCCTCCATCTCAAGTGAAACATGGTTGGGGTGGTGTTCCAGGTCGCCCTTCCATGGCTGAAATAGTGAAGATGGGCCGGCCTCAAGCTAAAGTTGGGAGCAGATCTGTTGCAAGTAGCATTGTCATGCCAGCTATTGGTGATTCAGCCATTCCCAATACACCAAATCTTGCGCCCAATGAATACAACCAAACTGTATTTGCATCAGAAGTAGGCCATGGTGCAGCAGATAAATTGCCAAATGTTGCCGATGAGGTGCACTCTGTATCTAAAGATGCTTCCTCACTTGATATGTTACCTTCAGCAGAGGGAACAGATGTTGAAGCCCCTTCCATGAGTGCTAACATGCAAGGTTCATCAACGCCAGATGCCAATGAAGATGACGTTGAAAAAGACACAAATTTGGAAGAGGGCAATACAGAAAGCTTGACGACTCCTGGACAAGTTTCTGCTTCTGGTAAAGGTATACATTCAGAATATACTGAACTTGTCAGTCATCTGGATGAAGGCTCGATGGAGAAAACAGATGACTTTCAGCTCGATGCTCTTTCATTTGAACACAATCTAA ATCTGAATGGAGATGTGTCTACAACGACAACACAATTTGATCATTTGACTCTGCTTGATGGACCAAAATTGTCTGATGAGAATCCGGCTGTAATAATCCCTGGCCATCTTCAGGTTTCAAACGCTGATTGTGCGCACTTGACATTTGGTAGTTTTGTGTATGGAACACTTGATGCGTCCTTGACAACAAAACCTCTTGAGAGTCATGGGGATATCGTAACAATTCCTGACGATGATTATGACCAATCAGAGGGCAG AATCCATGACGATGAAAGCAAGGTAACATTAGCGCCTGCTGCTAATGAATATGTTACTTCTACGTCAAACAGCAATGTAGAGAATCTTGATATTACATCAGTACAGCAATCTGAAGTCACTAGATCCAATTTCCTGGATGTCACGAGCAATACGGAATACAACCTATCATCACCCCCAGATTATGCAACTTCAAGTGCAGCGCTGCAAGATTCTACTTCACAGAGTTATCTACAGGAAAATCGACAATTCCAGAGCATTTCTCCTCTCCCAAGCTTCATG CAAATACAAAATGGTCTCATGTCACCAGCAATTCCACCATTGCGCGAATTTGATCCAGCATTCTCACTATTGCTCACTAATCCTCCTATTATGCATGGTACAACGTCATCATCCATGAGCAGTGCAACTGTTTCTACGCAGCCCCAAGAG AATGCCAATCCAGTTGGTTTACCCAACCCTCAATTGACTCAATCTCAGCCAAGCACCAGCATTGCTCCAGGGCCTCCACTCCCTCAGCATCTTCTTCATCCCTATGCTCAAACAACCCTTCCTCTTGGATACGCAAGCATGATTGGCTATCCATCTCTTCCACCAAGCTATGCATATCTCCCACCTGCTGCTTTTCAGCAACCATACATGAACAGTGGCATGTTCCTCCaccaagcagcagcagcagttcccaaCTCAAGTGTGAAATACCCTCTGCCGCAGTACAAAAGCAACATTGCCCTTGCTAGCTTACCACAGCCAGGCTCTTTGCTCTCAAGCTATGTCGGGGGCTTTGGAACTGCAAACAACATGCCTGGAAATTTCCCTCTGAACCAAAGTACAACGTCGGCAACCGCAACTCTTGGGTTTGATGGAACGGTCCCGTCACATTTGGAAGATGGAAACCAGTTTGTTTGTCTTCAGCAG AACGAGAACCCTGCAATGTGGATGCATGGAGCTGGTTCACGAGGGATGCCCCCACTTGCAGCCAGTACCATGTATGGCTATCAAGGGCAGAGTCATCAGACCGGCCTTCGGCAGGGCCAGCTACCTTCACAATATGGCTCTGCTCTAGGGCAGTCACAGCCGGGCCTGGGCCCCGAACACCGAAATCCTAGCGATAGTAACCTAAGTGGTGCTGCTCAGGCTAACCAGATGTGGCCAAACAGCTACTGA
- the LOC100280182 gene encoding uncharacterized protein LOC100280182 (The RefSeq protein has 1 substitution compared to this genomic sequence) has product MRGGGGRQPSYAASDGADADAAAVPAASRKMVQSLKGILADRSEGEIYATLCDCGMDPDIAVERLISQDTFHEVRRKRDKKKETKVNQETRPRPFQKSIYGGYKAGSDRSGRANSIGGFKGPAKKEPELHASINSSALDVNTSATSETFSATGNVAQADAKNTFQPPSQVKHGWGGVPGRPSMAEIVKMGRPQAEVGSRSVASSIVMPAIGDSAIPNTPNLAPNEYNQTVFASEVGHGAADKLPNVADEVHSVSKDASSLDMLPSAEGTDVEAPSMSANMQGSSTPDANEDDVEKDTNLEEGNTESLTTPGQVSASGKGIHSEYTELVSHLDEGSMEKTDDFQLDALSFEHNLTDLNGDVSTTTTQFDHLTLLDGPKLSDENPAVIIPGHLQVSNADCAHLTFGSFVYGTLDASLTTKPLESHGDIVTIPDDDYDQSEGRIHDDESKVTLAPAANEYVTSTSNSNVENLDITSVQQSEVTRSNFLDVTSNTEYNLSSPPDYATSSAALQDSTSQSYLQENRQFQSISPLPSFMQIQNGLMSPAIPPLREFDPAFSLLLTNPPIMHGTTSSSMSSATVSTQPQENANPVGLPNPQLTQSQPSTSIAPGPPLPQHLLHPYAQTTLPLGYASMIGYPSLPPSYAYLPPAAFQQPYMNSGMFLHQAAAAVPNSSVKYPLPQYKSNIALASLPQPGSLLSSYVGGFGTANNMPGNFPLNQSTTSATATLGFDGTVPSHLEDGNQFVCLQQNENPAMWMHGAGSRGMPPLAASTMYGYQGQSHQTGLRQGQLPSQYGSALGQSQPGLGPEHRNPSDSNLSGAAQANQMWPNSY; this is encoded by the exons ATGAGGGGCGGCGGCGGGAGGCAGCCTTCCTATGCGGCGTCGGACGGGGCGGATGCGGATGCGGCGGCGGTCCCGGCTGCTTCCAGGAAGATGGTGCAGAGCCTCAAGGGGATCCTGGCCGACCGCTCGGAGGGCGAGATCTACGCCACCCTCTGCGACTGCGGCATGGACCCCGACATAGCCGTAGAGAGGCTCATCTCCCAGG ATACTTTTCATGAGGTGAGAAGAAAGCGGGATAAGAAAAAGGAG ACTAAAGTTAATCAGGAAACAAGGCCTCGTCCATTCCAGAAATCTATATATGGAGGATATAAGGCTGGTTCAGATCGAAGTGGGAGAG CAAACTCTATAGGCGGTTTCAAAGGCCCTGCCAAAAAAGAACCAGAGTTACATGCTTCAATAAACTCGTCAGCCTTAGatgtcaacacaagtgccactTCAGAAACATTTTCTGCTACTGG CAATGTTGCCCAGGCTGATGCTAAGAACACTTTCCAGCCTCCATCTCAAGTGAAACATGGTTGGGGTGGTGTTCCAGGTCGCCCTTCCATGGCTGAAATAGTGAAGATGGGCCGGCCTCAAGCTAAAGTTGGGAGCAGATCTGTTGCAAGTAGCATTGTCATGCCAGCTATTGGTGATTCAGCCATTCCCAATACACCAAATCTTGCGCCCAATGAATACAACCAAACTGTATTTGCATCAGAAGTAGGCCATGGTGCAGCAGATAAATTGCCAAATGTTGCCGATGAGGTGCACTCTGTATCTAAAGATGCTTCCTCACTTGATATGTTACCTTCAGCAGAGGGAACAGATGTTGAAGCCCCTTCCATGAGTGCTAACATGCAAGGTTCATCAACGCCAGATGCCAATGAAGATGACGTTGAAAAAGACACAAATTTGGAAGAGGGCAATACAGAAAGCTTGACGACTCCTGGACAAGTTTCTGCTTCTGGTAAAGGTATACATTCAGAATATACTGAACTTGTCAGTCATCTGGATGAAGGCTCGATGGAGAAAACAGATGACTTTCAGCTCGATGCTCTTTCATTTGAACACAATCTAA CAGATCTGAATGGAGATGTGTCTACAACGACAACACAATTTGATCATTTGACTCTGCTTGATGGACCAAAATTGTCTGATGAGAATCCGGCTGTAATAATCCCTGGCCATCTTCAGGTTTCAAACGCTGATTGTGCGCACTTGACATTTGGTAGTTTTGTGTATGGAACACTTGATGCGTCCTTGACAACAAAACCTCTTGAGAGTCATGGGGATATCGTAACAATTCCTGACGATGATTATGACCAATCAGAGGGCAG AATCCATGACGATGAAAGCAAGGTAACATTAGCGCCTGCTGCTAATGAATATGTTACTTCTACGTCAAACAGCAATGTAGAGAATCTTGATATTACATCAGTACAGCAATCTGAAGTCACTAGATCCAATTTCCTGGATGTCACGAGCAATACGGAATACAACCTATCATCACCCCCAGATTATGCAACTTCAAGTGCAGCGCTGCAAGATTCTACTTCACAGAGTTATCTACAGGAAAATCGACAATTCCAGAGCATTTCTCCTCTCCCAAGCTTCATG CAAATACAAAATGGTCTCATGTCACCAGCAATTCCACCATTGCGCGAATTTGATCCAGCATTCTCACTATTGCTCACTAATCCTCCTATTATGCATGGTACAACGTCATCATCCATGAGCAGTGCAACTGTTTCTACGCAGCCCCAAGAG AATGCCAATCCAGTTGGTTTACCCAACCCTCAATTGACTCAATCTCAGCCAAGCACCAGCATTGCTCCAGGGCCTCCACTCCCTCAGCATCTTCTTCATCCCTATGCTCAAACAACCCTTCCTCTTGGATACGCAAGCATGATTGGCTATCCATCTCTTCCACCAAGCTATGCATATCTCCCACCTGCTGCTTTTCAGCAACCATACATGAACAGTGGCATGTTCCTCCaccaagcagcagcagcagttcccaaCTCAAGTGTGAAATACCCTCTGCCGCAGTACAAAAGCAACATTGCCCTTGCTAGCTTACCACAGCCAGGCTCTTTGCTCTCAAGCTATGTCGGGGGCTTTGGAACTGCAAACAACATGCCTGGAAATTTCCCTCTGAACCAAAGTACAACGTCGGCAACCGCAACTCTTGGGTTTGATGGAACGGTCCCGTCACATTTGGAAGATGGAAACCAGTTTGTTTGTCTTCAGCAG AACGAGAACCCTGCAATGTGGATGCATGGAGCTGGTTCACGAGGGATGCCCCCACTTGCAGCCAGTACCATGTATGGCTATCAAGGGCAGAGTCATCAGACCGGCCTTCGGCAGGGCCAGCTACCTTCACAATATGGCTCTGCTCTAGGGCAGTCACAGCCGGGCCTGGGCCCCGAACACCGAAATCCTAGCGATAGTAACCTAAGTGGTGCTGCTCAGGCTAACCAGATGTGGCCAAACAGCTACTGA
- the LOC100280182 gene encoding uncharacterized protein isoform X6 — MRGGGGRQPSYAASDGADADAAAVPAASRKMVQSLKGILADRSEGEIYATLCDCGMDPDIAVERLISQDTFHEVRRKRDKKKETKVNQETRPRPFQKSIYGGYKAGSDRSGRGGFKGPAKKEPELHASINSSALDVNTSATSETFSATGNVAQADAKNTFQPPSQVKHGWGGVPGRPSMAEIVKMGRPQAKVGSRSVASSIVMPAIGDSAIPNTPNLAPNEYNQTVFASEVGHGAADKLPNVADEVHSVSKDASSLDMLPSAEGTDVEAPSMSANMQGSSTPDANEDDVEKDTNLEEGNTESLTTPGQVSASGKADLNGDVSTTTTQFDHLTLLDGPKLSDENPAVIIPGHLQVSNADCAHLTFGSFVYGTLDASLTTKPLESHGDIVTIPDDDYDQSEGRIHDDESKVTLAPAANEYVTSTSNSNVENLDITSVQQSEVTRSNFLDVTSNTEYNLSSPPDYATSSAALQDSTSQSYLQENRQFQSISPLPSFMQIQNGLMSPAIPPLREFDPAFSLLLTNPPIMHGTTSSSMSSATVSTQPQENANPVGLPNPQLTQSQPSTSIAPGPPLPQHLLHPYAQTTLPLGYASMIGYPSLPPSYAYLPPAAFQQPYMNSGMFLHQAAAAVPNSSVKYPLPQYKSNIALASLPQPGSLLSSYVGGFGTANNMPGNFPLNQSTTSATATLGFDGTVPSHLEDGNQFVCLQQNENPAMWMHGAGSRGMPPLAASTMYGYQGQSHQTGLRQGQLPSQYGSALGQSQPGLGPEHRNPSDSNLSGAAQANQMWPNSY; from the exons ATGAGGGGCGGCGGCGGGAGGCAGCCTTCCTATGCGGCGTCGGACGGGGCGGATGCGGATGCGGCGGCGGTCCCGGCTGCTTCCAGGAAGATGGTGCAGAGCCTCAAGGGGATCCTGGCCGACCGCTCGGAGGGCGAGATCTACGCCACCCTCTGCGACTGCGGCATGGACCCCGACATAGCCGTAGAGAGGCTCATCTCCCAGG ATACTTTTCATGAGGTGAGAAGAAAGCGGGATAAGAAAAAGGAG ACTAAAGTTAATCAGGAAACAAGGCCTCGTCCATTCCAGAAATCTATATATGGAGGATATAAGGCTGGTTCAGATCGAAGTGGGAGAG GCGGTTTCAAAGGCCCTGCCAAAAAAGAACCAGAGTTACATGCTTCAATAAACTCGTCAGCCTTAGatgtcaacacaagtgccactTCAGAAACATTTTCTGCTACTGG CAATGTTGCCCAGGCTGATGCTAAGAACACTTTCCAGCCTCCATCTCAAGTGAAACATGGTTGGGGTGGTGTTCCAGGTCGCCCTTCCATGGCTGAAATAGTGAAGATGGGCCGGCCTCAAGCTAAAGTTGGGAGCAGATCTGTTGCAAGTAGCATTGTCATGCCAGCTATTGGTGATTCAGCCATTCCCAATACACCAAATCTTGCGCCCAATGAATACAACCAAACTGTATTTGCATCAGAAGTAGGCCATGGTGCAGCAGATAAATTGCCAAATGTTGCCGATGAGGTGCACTCTGTATCTAAAGATGCTTCCTCACTTGATATGTTACCTTCAGCAGAGGGAACAGATGTTGAAGCCCCTTCCATGAGTGCTAACATGCAAGGTTCATCAACGCCAGATGCCAATGAAGATGACGTTGAAAAAGACACAAATTTGGAAGAGGGCAATACAGAAAGCTTGACGACTCCTGGACAAGTTTCTGCTTCTGGTAAAG CAGATCTGAATGGAGATGTGTCTACAACGACAACACAATTTGATCATTTGACTCTGCTTGATGGACCAAAATTGTCTGATGAGAATCCGGCTGTAATAATCCCTGGCCATCTTCAGGTTTCAAACGCTGATTGTGCGCACTTGACATTTGGTAGTTTTGTGTATGGAACACTTGATGCGTCCTTGACAACAAAACCTCTTGAGAGTCATGGGGATATCGTAACAATTCCTGACGATGATTATGACCAATCAGAGGGCAG AATCCATGACGATGAAAGCAAGGTAACATTAGCGCCTGCTGCTAATGAATATGTTACTTCTACGTCAAACAGCAATGTAGAGAATCTTGATATTACATCAGTACAGCAATCTGAAGTCACTAGATCCAATTTCCTGGATGTCACGAGCAATACGGAATACAACCTATCATCACCCCCAGATTATGCAACTTCAAGTGCAGCGCTGCAAGATTCTACTTCACAGAGTTATCTACAGGAAAATCGACAATTCCAGAGCATTTCTCCTCTCCCAAGCTTCATG CAAATACAAAATGGTCTCATGTCACCAGCAATTCCACCATTGCGCGAATTTGATCCAGCATTCTCACTATTGCTCACTAATCCTCCTATTATGCATGGTACAACGTCATCATCCATGAGCAGTGCAACTGTTTCTACGCAGCCCCAAGAG AATGCCAATCCAGTTGGTTTACCCAACCCTCAATTGACTCAATCTCAGCCAAGCACCAGCATTGCTCCAGGGCCTCCACTCCCTCAGCATCTTCTTCATCCCTATGCTCAAACAACCCTTCCTCTTGGATACGCAAGCATGATTGGCTATCCATCTCTTCCACCAAGCTATGCATATCTCCCACCTGCTGCTTTTCAGCAACCATACATGAACAGTGGCATGTTCCTCCaccaagcagcagcagcagttcccaaCTCAAGTGTGAAATACCCTCTGCCGCAGTACAAAAGCAACATTGCCCTTGCTAGCTTACCACAGCCAGGCTCTTTGCTCTCAAGCTATGTCGGGGGCTTTGGAACTGCAAACAACATGCCTGGAAATTTCCCTCTGAACCAAAGTACAACGTCGGCAACCGCAACTCTTGGGTTTGATGGAACGGTCCCGTCACATTTGGAAGATGGAAACCAGTTTGTTTGTCTTCAGCAG AACGAGAACCCTGCAATGTGGATGCATGGAGCTGGTTCACGAGGGATGCCCCCACTTGCAGCCAGTACCATGTATGGCTATCAAGGGCAGAGTCATCAGACCGGCCTTCGGCAGGGCCAGCTACCTTCACAATATGGCTCTGCTCTAGGGCAGTCACAGCCGGGCCTGGGCCCCGAACACCGAAATCCTAGCGATAGTAACCTAAGTGGTGCTGCTCAGGCTAACCAGATGTGGCCAAACAGCTACTGA
- the LOC100280182 gene encoding uncharacterized protein isoform X7: MRGGGGRQPSYAASDGADADAAAVPAASRKMVQSLKGILADRSEGEIYATLCDCGMDPDIAVERLISQDTFHEVRRKRDKKKETKVNQETRPRPFQKSIYGGYKAGSDRSGRGGFKGPAKKEPELHASINSSALDVNTSATSETFSATGNVAQADAKNTFQPPSQVKHGWGGVPGRPSMAEIVKMGRPQAKVGSRSVASSIVMPAIGDSAIPNTPNLAPNEYNQTVFASEVGHGAADKLPNVADEVHSVSKDASSLDMLPSAEGTDVEAPSMSANMQGSSTPDANEDDVEKDTNLEEGNTESLTTPGQVSASGKDLNGDVSTTTTQFDHLTLLDGPKLSDENPAVIIPGHLQVSNADCAHLTFGSFVYGTLDASLTTKPLESHGDIVTIPDDDYDQSEGRIHDDESKVTLAPAANEYVTSTSNSNVENLDITSVQQSEVTRSNFLDVTSNTEYNLSSPPDYATSSAALQDSTSQSYLQENRQFQSISPLPSFMQIQNGLMSPAIPPLREFDPAFSLLLTNPPIMHGTTSSSMSSATVSTQPQENANPVGLPNPQLTQSQPSTSIAPGPPLPQHLLHPYAQTTLPLGYASMIGYPSLPPSYAYLPPAAFQQPYMNSGMFLHQAAAAVPNSSVKYPLPQYKSNIALASLPQPGSLLSSYVGGFGTANNMPGNFPLNQSTTSATATLGFDGTVPSHLEDGNQFVCLQQNENPAMWMHGAGSRGMPPLAASTMYGYQGQSHQTGLRQGQLPSQYGSALGQSQPGLGPEHRNPSDSNLSGAAQANQMWPNSY; the protein is encoded by the exons ATGAGGGGCGGCGGCGGGAGGCAGCCTTCCTATGCGGCGTCGGACGGGGCGGATGCGGATGCGGCGGCGGTCCCGGCTGCTTCCAGGAAGATGGTGCAGAGCCTCAAGGGGATCCTGGCCGACCGCTCGGAGGGCGAGATCTACGCCACCCTCTGCGACTGCGGCATGGACCCCGACATAGCCGTAGAGAGGCTCATCTCCCAGG ATACTTTTCATGAGGTGAGAAGAAAGCGGGATAAGAAAAAGGAG ACTAAAGTTAATCAGGAAACAAGGCCTCGTCCATTCCAGAAATCTATATATGGAGGATATAAGGCTGGTTCAGATCGAAGTGGGAGAG GCGGTTTCAAAGGCCCTGCCAAAAAAGAACCAGAGTTACATGCTTCAATAAACTCGTCAGCCTTAGatgtcaacacaagtgccactTCAGAAACATTTTCTGCTACTGG CAATGTTGCCCAGGCTGATGCTAAGAACACTTTCCAGCCTCCATCTCAAGTGAAACATGGTTGGGGTGGTGTTCCAGGTCGCCCTTCCATGGCTGAAATAGTGAAGATGGGCCGGCCTCAAGCTAAAGTTGGGAGCAGATCTGTTGCAAGTAGCATTGTCATGCCAGCTATTGGTGATTCAGCCATTCCCAATACACCAAATCTTGCGCCCAATGAATACAACCAAACTGTATTTGCATCAGAAGTAGGCCATGGTGCAGCAGATAAATTGCCAAATGTTGCCGATGAGGTGCACTCTGTATCTAAAGATGCTTCCTCACTTGATATGTTACCTTCAGCAGAGGGAACAGATGTTGAAGCCCCTTCCATGAGTGCTAACATGCAAGGTTCATCAACGCCAGATGCCAATGAAGATGACGTTGAAAAAGACACAAATTTGGAAGAGGGCAATACAGAAAGCTTGACGACTCCTGGACAAGTTTCTGCTTCTGGTAAAG ATCTGAATGGAGATGTGTCTACAACGACAACACAATTTGATCATTTGACTCTGCTTGATGGACCAAAATTGTCTGATGAGAATCCGGCTGTAATAATCCCTGGCCATCTTCAGGTTTCAAACGCTGATTGTGCGCACTTGACATTTGGTAGTTTTGTGTATGGAACACTTGATGCGTCCTTGACAACAAAACCTCTTGAGAGTCATGGGGATATCGTAACAATTCCTGACGATGATTATGACCAATCAGAGGGCAG AATCCATGACGATGAAAGCAAGGTAACATTAGCGCCTGCTGCTAATGAATATGTTACTTCTACGTCAAACAGCAATGTAGAGAATCTTGATATTACATCAGTACAGCAATCTGAAGTCACTAGATCCAATTTCCTGGATGTCACGAGCAATACGGAATACAACCTATCATCACCCCCAGATTATGCAACTTCAAGTGCAGCGCTGCAAGATTCTACTTCACAGAGTTATCTACAGGAAAATCGACAATTCCAGAGCATTTCTCCTCTCCCAAGCTTCATG CAAATACAAAATGGTCTCATGTCACCAGCAATTCCACCATTGCGCGAATTTGATCCAGCATTCTCACTATTGCTCACTAATCCTCCTATTATGCATGGTACAACGTCATCATCCATGAGCAGTGCAACTGTTTCTACGCAGCCCCAAGAG AATGCCAATCCAGTTGGTTTACCCAACCCTCAATTGACTCAATCTCAGCCAAGCACCAGCATTGCTCCAGGGCCTCCACTCCCTCAGCATCTTCTTCATCCCTATGCTCAAACAACCCTTCCTCTTGGATACGCAAGCATGATTGGCTATCCATCTCTTCCACCAAGCTATGCATATCTCCCACCTGCTGCTTTTCAGCAACCATACATGAACAGTGGCATGTTCCTCCaccaagcagcagcagcagttcccaaCTCAAGTGTGAAATACCCTCTGCCGCAGTACAAAAGCAACATTGCCCTTGCTAGCTTACCACAGCCAGGCTCTTTGCTCTCAAGCTATGTCGGGGGCTTTGGAACTGCAAACAACATGCCTGGAAATTTCCCTCTGAACCAAAGTACAACGTCGGCAACCGCAACTCTTGGGTTTGATGGAACGGTCCCGTCACATTTGGAAGATGGAAACCAGTTTGTTTGTCTTCAGCAG AACGAGAACCCTGCAATGTGGATGCATGGAGCTGGTTCACGAGGGATGCCCCCACTTGCAGCCAGTACCATGTATGGCTATCAAGGGCAGAGTCATCAGACCGGCCTTCGGCAGGGCCAGCTACCTTCACAATATGGCTCTGCTCTAGGGCAGTCACAGCCGGGCCTGGGCCCCGAACACCGAAATCCTAGCGATAGTAACCTAAGTGGTGCTGCTCAGGCTAACCAGATGTGGCCAAACAGCTACTGA